A genomic region of Notamacropus eugenii isolate mMacEug1 chromosome 3, mMacEug1.pri_v2, whole genome shotgun sequence contains the following coding sequences:
- the LOC140531464 gene encoding olfactory receptor 2AP1-like — protein sequence MKNLTTLTDFILLGLTDASELQVVVFFSLLLIYVSSVISNLIIIALTLLDSHLQTPMYFFLRNFSILEIFFTSVFTPRILLSISTGNKAISFVGCFLQYFFAIFLGATEFYLLAAMSYDRYVAIKKPLHYTTIMSSRVCILLIFCSWLAGFLIASPAVLMASFLDFCSSNIINHYYCDTTPLLKLSCSDTNLVELVDSLLAIATLMSTLGLVIVSYSNIIQTILRFPSAQQRKKAFSTCSSHMIVISLFYGSCIFMYIKPSAKEDFTFHKEVSMFPTSITPLLNPFIYTLRNKQVIQAFKDLVQKIMNH from the coding sequence ATGAAAAATCTCACCACACTGACTGACTTCATTCTTCTGGGACTGACAGATGCATCTGAACTCCAAGTGGtggtgtttttctctctccttctcatctATGTGTCCAGTGTCATCAGTAATCTGATCATTATCGCTCTTACTCTGTTGGATTCCCACCTCCAGACACCTATGTATTTCTTCCTTCGGAATTTTTCCATCTTAGAAATTTTCTTCACATCTGTTTTTACTCCCAGAATCCTACTGAGCATCTCAACAGGGAACAAAGCCATCAGCTTTGTTGGCTGCTTCCTTCAATACTTTTTTGCCATATTTCTGGGGGCCACAGAATTTTACCTTCTGGCTGCCATGTCCTATGATCGCTATGTTGCCATTAAAAAACCCTTGCATTACACAACCATCATGAGCAGCAGAGTCTGCATCCTGCTTATTTTCTGCTCTTGGCTGGCTGGGTTCCTGATTGCTTCCCCAGCAGTCTTAATGGCTAGTTTCCTAGACTTCTGCTCATCCAATATAATAAATCATTATTACTGTGATACTACTCCCCTTCTAAAGCTCTCTTGCTCAGACACAAATCTGGTAGAGCTAGTTGATTCTCTTTTAGCTATAGCGACACTGATGTCCACCTTAGGTTTGGTGATTGTCTCGTATTCAAACATTATTCAGACGATTCTCAGATTTCCTTCTGCCCAGCAAAGGAAAAAGGCCTTTTCCACCTGTTCTTCCCATATGATTGTCATTTCTCTCTTCTATGGCAGCTGTATCTTCATGTATATTAAACCCTCAGCAAAGGAAGATTTCACCTTTCATAAGGAAGTAAGTATGTTTCCAACCTCAATCACTCCCCTGCTAAATCCTTTCATTTACACCCTAAGGAACAAACAAGTGATACAAGCCTTCAAGGACTTGGTTCAAAAGATCATGAATCATTAA